Proteins encoded within one genomic window of Elusimicrobiota bacterium:
- the ispH gene encoding 4-hydroxy-3-methylbut-2-enyl diphosphate reductase, with protein MHKAKGKYSSKVIIAQNAGFCYGVKRAIEQVEAELGKENKKIVSIGSLIHNPQMVEMLKNKGLKKIESYSGSTPEDTIVIPAHGVIKKEHDSLRLRKGGIIDATCVFVKRAQRLAEKLNHAKCDVILILGDSEHPEVRSLLSYAGKKAVVIDSIDKLKKLNLNKSMKVGLISQTTQTSARFNQFKKYLKTQGIVFDYYNTICRATVQRQKSSEELAKKADLMIVIGGKNSANTRRLAETCMKYQKRTYHIENENELRKVWFNHKSVVGITAGASTPEFLIKKIFNQIYKMVKQGGCK; from the coding sequence ATGCATAAAGCAAAAGGTAAATACAGCAGTAAAGTTATAATAGCGCAAAATGCGGGGTTCTGTTACGGGGTTAAACGCGCGATCGAGCAGGTTGAAGCAGAGCTCGGCAAGGAAAATAAGAAAATTGTTAGTATAGGTTCTTTGATACACAACCCGCAGATGGTAGAGATGCTTAAGAACAAAGGGTTGAAAAAAATCGAAAGTTATTCAGGATCAACTCCAGAAGATACGATTGTTATCCCGGCACACGGCGTGATAAAAAAAGAACATGATTCTTTACGTTTAAGGAAGGGCGGGATAATAGATGCTACTTGCGTGTTTGTAAAACGAGCACAGAGGCTGGCAGAAAAATTGAACCACGCAAAATGCGATGTTATACTGATTTTAGGAGACAGCGAGCATCCGGAAGTAAGGTCGTTATTGAGTTATGCAGGAAAAAAAGCTGTAGTAATTGACAGTATTGATAAATTAAAGAAACTGAACTTGAATAAGAGCATGAAGGTGGGGCTTATAAGCCAAACAACACAAACTTCTGCGCGGTTCAATCAGTTTAAAAAATACCTGAAAACCCAGGGCATTGTTTTTGATTACTATAATACTATCTGCAGGGCAACTGTACAGCGGCAAAAATCGTCTGAGGAACTCGCGAAAAAAGCTGATCTGATGATAGTGATTGGCGGTAAAAATTCTGCGAATACCAGGCGTTTAGCTGAAACCTGTATGAAGTACCAAAAACGTACATATCATATAGAGAATGAAAATGAACTGAGAAAGGTGTGGTTCAACCATAAAAGTGTTGTAGGGATAACAGCCGGCGCGTCGACACCGGAATTTTTGATAAAAAAAATATTTAACCAAATATATAAAATGGTAAAACAAGGAGGTTGTAAGTAA
- a CDS encoding lysophospholipid acyltransferase family protein has translation MDEKVQKKVEMLDTNPVLYFFVYWGYRITTSVLWRLKRINVNIVPKTGKVIIAANHRTFLDPPLIGSTLPRWTYFLAKEELFRMPILSWALPRLNTIPLKRGSTDVEWFKTCVDLLEKGDSLVMFPEGGRHKGEGFGKARSGVGMIACHANAPVIPAYLKNSEYLGKFKKLTIIFGDPVMPNPPQDESKRKEYYQEFSELIMTKIAELSTKV, from the coding sequence ATGGATGAAAAGGTTCAAAAAAAGGTTGAGATGCTTGACACAAATCCTGTCTTGTATTTCTTTGTTTATTGGGGGTATAGAATTACAACCTCAGTCTTGTGGCGGCTTAAACGTATTAATGTTAATATTGTACCAAAAACCGGGAAAGTGATTATTGCAGCAAATCATCGCACATTCTTGGATCCGCCTCTTATAGGTAGCACACTGCCAAGATGGACATATTTCTTGGCAAAAGAAGAATTGTTTAGAATGCCGATACTATCCTGGGCATTGCCCAGATTGAATACAATACCACTCAAACGCGGGAGTACAGATGTGGAATGGTTTAAAACCTGTGTAGACTTACTTGAGAAAGGTGATAGCCTGGTAATGTTTCCCGAAGGAGGAAGACATAAAGGAGAAGGTTTTGGTAAAGCAAGAAGCGGTGTTGGGATGATTGCGTGCCACGCTAATGCACCGGTGATACCTGCGTATTTAAAAAACTCTGAGTACCTTGGCAAGTTTAAAAAATTAACGATAATCTTTGGAGATCCTGTAATGCCTAACCCCCCTCAGGATGAGTCAAAACGTAAAGAGTACTATCAGGAATTTAGTGAACTGATAATGACAAAAATTGCGGAACTTTCCACAAAAGTATAA